The Penaeus vannamei isolate JL-2024 chromosome 23, ASM4276789v1, whole genome shotgun sequence DNA window tgaaggggaaggagctgggGGTGAGATGAGGaattagagggagggggtgtactaTCTGAAGGATCTGGGGAATGGCATAGTTTTGACATAattgtgtgtatccaggagggagtggaagggatagtggggatggagggagggttatTGTAGGTGTGTAGTTGGagctgagggggatgggttgtgttgggagggtgtagggggaatataagtaggaggaagatggatgtcggcagtcactttgagtgtggagggagcaggaGTTGTGGAATTTGAGAGTGGATGAGAGTTTTTGCTGCGTTTTGTGTCTCTAGCagatatcttccatagtttctgtaGTGGAGGTAGTTGAAGAGTTTTATGAGACAAAGGTGttcttatgaggggggaaagaggagactggtgtctgaggagtagagGCAAAGGTAGTTGGAGATGACTGGGTAGTAAGAGAACGTTTAGTCTGCTGCGGTTAGTGGGGgaacggagaggggaaggtgttggggctgtagtttaGATTGgaatgtctggatttagagtggcaaaagaatttgaattTGTAGGTACAtcttgagaaggagggggagggggcagattgagcgacattactggagtagggagtatgagagaaacctcgtCGACGTGCTTCCTATCTGGCTTCACCCAGAGTGAGACCaagtttgtatctgagagttgccacCTCACTCAAACTTGTTATTGgagcagcctctataaaatacattatacgGGCCACCGCAGTTAACACATGTGCGTGATtatgcagagcagtttgatcggttatgaccaggttgggcacatggGGGGCATTGGGCTCTGGAACAGcctgtttggcaggatgtccaaaatgccaacagttttgacattgacggagaggaggttggtatggtcgaacagggagggattgccCACCAATTTAGATATTAAAGGGAAGGTCATatctacggaaagtaattttggcagtGTTGGTGGGGTTCTGTCAATGACCTcttggaggaatggagtagcactgtactgatatcacatcatGGTCTTTGAGGCAGGCAAGTAAGTCTTcttcacaatctgaccaatcgatatccatagggcagtttgctggggagatacaATTTCAGtgcaagtattaagggttggatgaggttttgcaggaatggggttgccaaaGAAAacagatttgataatgctatagcttgggTTTCAGATGTATCTGTAACGAGGTGGGAATCATGGGGTCGGGTACAGAAAGGGCTAAGCCCACTtgcttttggagacattgttgaaaaagTGTTGCCtaagtaaggagctgtaggggggatcacgaaaaatttggctgggctaaatagagcaTTTATGATAtttgtagagagggagaaaagaccatgtaaaatgagtcaagggctgaggcccaaggtagggaaAATCCCCAGCATTGGGTCCCAGTCCCCATTTCCTAGGCCCCCTAGGACAACATGTAAGgaattgtaaaaaataatattaatattaataactttCCAAAtatttattacacatatatacaaaaatatatatttcagtgtTTTGTTCATTCCACTGATCAGTTGGACGGATCAGTTCTCAAAAGGTACAGATTCTAAATGAACTTTCTCTTACAAATATAACAAATGCTTGACCATATCTATATTTCGGTGTTTTGTTTATGTCAATGATCAATTGGACGGATCAGTTCTCAAGAGGTACAGATTCTAAATGACCTTTCTCTTACAAATATAACAAATGCTTgaccatatctatatatttttctcaaataaataaattctgTAATAGATCCCAGTAATTTTCAGTTCAACCTTTTTATGCAAAAATATTCACAACCACATTCAAAAATAAAAGATGTAGTCCGCATAGTTACATTAAAAGTAGGTAACTCTGCAGTTAAATTATCTTGACTATTTTCTGCTTTATAGGGAATGAACACTAAAATTCATAATGAGGTGGAATTGCTCTATACTGGAACTTACAGCAATTTAATATGAGAGGCAAACTTACTTTTGCAGTTAATATGGAGTGCtcatatttctatgtataaaaggtatgttagcaaatatatgaaaaatagcaTTGATCCTTTACTACCAAAAATATACCTTTCCTTTGTGCTTTTcactaatattaaaaataattctACAGGTCACTGATCATAAACATTTACGGTACAAACTATTTAACCATAACAAAGAAGAGTACTAAATAAAATACTCTAAACAAAATAATTGCCAGCTCAGTGGTAATACCAGGACCTTCAAATGGGACGGTCTACATTCACACCCACCTCAGGCCACAAGAAAGCCACTACTGTTGCTGAAGTTACTAACTGTATAAAAACCTGGGATTGGGTCATCCATTACACCCTTCATGCTGCCTGTCTTTTGTGGGTGAAGCAGGGCACTGAGCTATGTACAGTGCATGCACTGCTCTTTTGCACTCATTTGGGACAATCTACTTTATTCTCCAGACTACCAGTTTTCTGGTAAATTGCAACTGAGGCTTCTTCCATAATATTTATCTGAAACCTACATAAGACTCTTATACTGATATGTGTAAATGCAGAACAAACACATCCATAAATAAGAAATTTTCAGAAACCAAGCTTTTCCAACATCTCACAGTGGTATACCTAAAGAATTTAAGTACCTGTACTACcaacaaagtaaagaaaaaactcAAGTTAGTATCTTGACAAATGTAAGCATGGACATTCAAAGTTGTTAGACTTCATATTAGCTACAGTGatacatacaataataaaagtgTGTAAATAGCTTTAACACTAATCTGGCAGCTGATATACACAGCAAGGGGAAACAGAGGTAGCCCCTCACCTTACATATACTTGAAATTCCTCTTTATACAAGTATGAGAttcccaataacaataacattgaagtCTTATCTTTGGTAAACTTTAAGAAAGTTATGAATGGAACTGCCTATTTTTATATTGGGTTTGGCTCATTAGCTGTTACGTTTATTTTGGCATATacaaaaaaggtgtgtgtgtaaaaataataattactttaGTAATCAAAAAGACATGTATTGTAACTGAACAAAAATTAATTGGCTTCATAATTCACTTCTAAATCAATGTCAACTATTTTTTTGCAGGCCCATACACAGTCAGTTACTTTAAAAATACAAATTCAATTGAACAACTAAGTAAAATAACTGGTACTATAGAAGAAGCATTTACATTGAATCAAATCTAAATCAAttaatatatgcaaaaaaaaaaagaaaaaaaaaaaatctataacaatCCCACAAGACCTAATATCATCATCCCTTTGCATTCTATAGAAATCATAATCAGCAAATGCCTCAGATCCAATGTAAATCTGAAACAATTATGAAGCACAAAAACCTCAACTGCTCATGTATCATGGAATAACTTATGCAATCATCTTGGATGACACTTCAGACCTTGCCCCTGGTGTGGTGGGTCGTGATGCAGTAAATGAGCTCATTGTCTCCATCTGAAAGTTCACAGAGATTATAACTTTTGTTGATTTACACAGGATGAAAAATAAATTCggattttaaaaagtaaaaaaaaaaaaatatcatggtttataatgataatggtgacaaaatCATACTGACCATGTTTGATAAAAAGGACTTACTTTTGACCCagcaggagggaaaaaaataaataaataaataaatacatgctgAGGTGTAAATTATAGTATCACTTAACCAGATACAATACTGATTAATGAAAATTACATGAATACTACTATTTACCTATAGatacttcttttattttacttcaacTATTGCAAAGACATCctggaatatgtaaaaaaaaaaaacgcataataACTGGATTTGCTAAACTATTATAACCAGCTACAATCCACAAAGCCTCTATTCAAAATCCAGATCTACAATGAGTACTTCACagatgtaaaaagaaaataataatcattaaattgataattaaaaaaaaagtttccaggAGTCATTTTCCCTCCTCATAATCAATCTCAGTTAAAAGAACAGCTTTCTAAATCATTTACACATTAATTCACATTTTCTCCTTTAGGTTAACCTAAACTAAATTCTAAACTCTACGCTCTATAGTCTAACTGCGTAGAAATGGTGGAACGTGCGCCAGGAGTGGTGGGGCGGGAACTGAAGCCCATCGTGCTCATTGTGTCCATCTGTAATAGGGTGCAAAAGGAGTGAGATAAGAGGTGAGATGTGAGTGACAGTGAGAAAGTAAAGGATAGAGACACATAAAAAGCTAAGTGGCAGATGTAAAGCAACATATAGTTTACAAACCATGTGAAACTATACATCTAAGAACAGTTTTATCGATACACTATCCAAGTACTACCAAAGTTCAAAATGATCTTCCTATcaagacagacaaataaggacataaaaaagacaaataaggtATTTCAACAGAGCTACTTAACTTTAAATAAACAGATGATCTATTTctaaatttaaaaaaagtaaaaacagattATAATCTAAACAGCATTACTAATAACATAACAGAACATGATTTACCAAAGTTCAGACCTGACAAATCAGAATTCTAAAAAGCCACAGTATTTTATTTAAGAACTGCTCATATATCTCTGATACTCACTCCAAGAATAACATGCTTTATACATTAGGCCAAGTGGAGGAAAAAATGTGGTTCCTTTAACTTAACCCTCTAATCTCAAAAAATTCTACCATTTTTAATCCATATTGAAATCTAATTATGCATCTCAAACATGTATTGTGATACATTTCTTGGGGTACAAAAGGCTGCTTAAAACCAAGAAACTATCTTATTTCTTGAAATCTATATTCTGAAAATGTAAAATTAATGAGAATCTAATTTCAACTGGAAGTACTAAAAAACATGGAGATATATATCCTGAACCGCAACAATTTTTCTTCTTGGCTTATCtatttataatgtttattgcAATCTATACAATgactaatataaaaaaataatgcaacTGGTAGATGGTGGATGCAGGAAAGAGAAAGTATGAAGTGCAATATCTTTCTTCCTTTGGTGATTATTCAGAAAGTggaagtaaataaagtaaataccaaattaatggttatatatacatcacaACCTAATCAAGTAGAGCAATACAGACTTTGttggtttcttatttttctttgtgttcttaTTTACTTTCACTCTCACATTACATCAGtgtttaaagaaagaaacaaaatgaaagaaaaaaaatgtgcacaGAAGGAAAAAGCCAGTGATGGAAATTTCATCACTGCCAAGGTGCAACTTACCTTCACCCTTGCAACATCTTCAAGCCTTGTAACCTCACACAGCTCGTGGTAGAAGGAGTGAACAACCAACCATGCAAATATGTTGCCTGCAATGAACAGAAGCCAGAGCAGGCACATCACTACATGGTAGGCAAACACCATGTCATTGACGATTGATGAGTAAATGATGATCAGAATACGCCAGGCAGTGAAGAGGGCCATACACCATATCCAGGGCTCCATGCGGAACTCTATCTCCTGTAAAGGTCAAATATTTTCTTGTCTGAAAGATGGGTTCCCATATAAAATCAATACATAACTATGTGAAAGGAATAACATTCAATGATATTAGCCTTCTATTAGTTGCATAAAACAGAAATCAggcactattaaaaaaaaaaaaaaaaaaattatatataataataagaaataactaTTAGAAATAAACATTagacataaaagaataaaagctAACACAGAAGACTTTAAAAACAAGCCTTCCATGTTATATACTGTCGTTAACCTTTCTCAAGCCTTGCAGAAGTACAACACTGGTAATGATAAGGCAGACTCCTCCAAAGGCTGTAATGCCTCCAAACAGCATCAGGGAATTGCGGACTGAAAGAGATAACAATTaatcagtaataatattattagtgacaatgataatgacaaaaacgaaTAATTACTATCAACTTCTCCATAACCATAAAAGGAAATCAATAGAGACACAAAGCCTCAAAATTACCATGGTATTAAATTCTAAttccaataacaaataaatatacattagtGAACAACTTTCTTTTGTATGTTATTTAGTTATACCTTCTTTTAGAAATTTACTCTAAATTCTGTACTAGTAAAATAAGAATACATTCCATACAGAAGTACAttcaaaagataaagaaagtgaaattcCCACATTTTACTATATCAAAACACATTTTAACATTATAAAAAATCACTTATAAAGGTCACACCAGTTACTGTACTGCCACAATGTTCTACCTACCATGTGGATTTCCAGAATATACAAAATCGTATGAAAACAAGTAGAATCCATAATGGCTGGAACCTGGGGCGGCAAGTGACAAAGAATAGATATCAAAGCATCCTGTAACTATTGCAAATAGCCCTTGAATctggggaatgaaagaaaaaaaaaatattacacacaAATAACATCCGACTACTAAAATTTAATAATTTCCCAAAAAGTATTCAATGAGAAGGAATACCTAGGTGGCAAAATGATATTTCTATCTTAAAATATAATCGTCATGGAAGAGATATTTCTAAGTGGCATTAAGACATCAAACTTAAAAATCTTATCACTACTAAATACTCAGTGAACGGCAAAATCACATGACAAAGTATTTCTGAAAAAATACTACAGTTAAGCTTAGATAAGCTCTGGCAACCTCAATACACATGATTATTACTCAATGAACATAACACTACAAACCTCACACACAAGAACACCTTTTACAGCACTTACAATGGAATAAGTTGCGGCTAGGACAGAACCACGCTGTACATTGGTGAAGACAGCATCAGGCAGAATGGGGATGGATAAGCCAGTCTTTGTCTTCAGAGTATCAGTTAGTGTTGCCACAGAACGGATTGTCGTGGCATGAGAGACCCTTGATGTCCGAGAGGTGACCGACAGGCCTGAGACACTTCCAGCTATTGACGAATGAGGCATCCTAGAAAGGGGAACTTTCTTAATTTCTTGTTTCATATAAATCATATCTGACTGGGGCAGGAAAAGAAAATTACACCTTATATCAGTTAACACTGGAAATACCTATATTTGCACAAGCAAAATTACTAACTGGAACAAAAGTCACTTGTACAGATTGCCCTTTCAAGAACTGGTCAGTAATTACTGGACTTTTATTCAATGAAATATATTCTCTACAAACAGATATAGTTCTTTTCAGATTCTTAGCAAAAATTAGCAATATATAACTGTAttacaatacaaatatacaatactAGCTTCTAAGTTAGAACAACAATATACAAGCTACACCAAGTTTTTTGTGCAAGCAAGTCTCTAGTACTTCAAATTCAACTGTACCAGCTATATACAGCTAGGAAATAACtcactcagtaaaaaaaaaaaagtgttcttgCACCACAGACAGCTTTCCTTATTTTCTAAACTAATATGAATGCCTAATATTCGGCCATATGAATGACTTCACACCTGTTAgttgcatatattttttaacaaCTAGTCAGCCAGTCCCCAGCCCATATTCAAAGTTGTACATAAGCTTTAAACCAAAGTTTAGACTAAATCTAATTGCATTTCTGTCTGTTTCAACATTAACAAATATGAAAGGAAATCCTGATTGttggaataaacaaataaacaatgttTGTTTAAAATGGCCACAGGtgatgaatgtatacatatgtacatttgtttacctTTCAATATCAATATGTAAACTATAAGCTGACATGCATTTGCCTGTATTTCTATGTTTTCATAATTCTTCAtacctgcaaacacacacacacaaaataataaaataaatccaaAACATAACTTACATGAAAAACTCCAGTGACATTCACCTTaacttcctctttattccctttacCTTTATCATACTGTGTAGGTTATATGTCCTTGTTAAATGTATTATAAACCCAATGCAACAAGAatgctttatcataattatttttcttcaaaAGCCAATCTACCTAGTTTCCCTCAGCTTTCCTGtacagaatgagaaaaaggaacaaTGCATGAAAATAAGGCATGAGCTGTTGTGATTGAAGAAAATCAGAAGGATAAGTTCCACTGTTCCAATTACATGTTGGATTCCCCATGTTGCTCttgaaaatgaaattaactgaGCAAGACGTAAAAGCAGTAcactaataatacaaaatatacatttattaacaTTCAACATTTGTATTACACATGTGCTACCTACTACTACTTTAACTTGGTGCATTCAAGTCTATTTTGTAAAAGTTGCTGCTTAGATCATGTGAAATGTAGCTTTTCTATCCTTATCACTTTTTTTCCTATATTAATTTTTAAATATTGCAACTAAGAAAATTTATGTTCTAATTTCGGTATCTGGGGTAGATACTTcaagtgatgatattaattaatctCATTTGTAAAAAT harbors:
- the LOC138859117 gene encoding uncharacterized protein isoform X4, with translation MPHSSIAGSVSGLSVTSRTSRVSHATTIRSVATLTDTLKTKTGLSIPILPDAVFTNVQRGSVLAATYSIIQGLFAIVTGCFDIYSLSLAAPGSSHYGFYLFSYDFVYSGNPHVRNSLMLFGGITAFGGVCLIITSVVLLQGLRKEIEFRMEPWIWCMALFTAWRILIIIYSSIVNDMVFAYHVVMCLLWLLFIAGNIFAWLVVHSFYHELCEVTRLEDVARVKMETMSSFTASRPTTPGARSEVSSKMIA
- the LOC138859117 gene encoding uncharacterized protein isoform X1, with the translated sequence MTEHFLDVEHTAGPSSHRLLMPHSSIAGSVSGLSVTSRTSRVSHATTIRSVATLTDTLKTKTGLSIPILPDAVFTNVQRGSVLAATYSIIQGLFAIVTGCFDIYSLSLAAPGSSHYGFYLFSYDFVYSGNPHVRNSLMLFGGITAFGGVCLIITSVVLLQGLRKEIEFRMEPWIWCMALFTAWRILIIIYSSIVNDMVFAYHVVMCLLWLLFIAGNIFAWLVVHSFYHELCEVTRLEDVARVKMDTMSTMGFSSRPTTPGARSTISTQLDYRA
- the LOC138859117 gene encoding uncharacterized protein isoform X2, yielding MPHSSIAGSVSGLSVTSRTSRVSHATTIRSVATLTDTLKTKTGLSIPILPDAVFTNVQRGSVLAATYSIIQGLFAIVTGCFDIYSLSLAAPGSSHYGFYLFSYDFVYSGNPHVRNSLMLFGGITAFGGVCLIITSVVLLQGLRKEIEFRMEPWIWCMALFTAWRILIIIYSSIVNDMVFAYHVVMCLLWLLFIAGNIFAWLVVHSFYHELCEVTRLEDVARVKMDTMSTMGFSSRPTTPGARSTISTQLDYRA
- the LOC138859117 gene encoding uncharacterized protein isoform X3 — protein: MMPHSSIAGSVSGLSVTSRTSRVSHATTIRSVATLTDTLKTKTGLSIPILPDAVFTNVQRGSVLAATYSIIQGLFAIVTGCFDIYSLSLAAPGSSHYGFYLFSYDFVYSGNPHVRNSLMLFGGITAFGGVCLIITSVVLLQGLRKEIEFRMEPWIWCMALFTAWRILIIIYSSIVNDMVFAYHVVMCLLWLLFIAGNIFAWLVVHSFYHELCEVTRLEDVARVKMDTMSTMGFSSRPTTPGARSTISTQLDYRA